The genomic window TCAACAACCGCAGCATTGTTGTGTTTATGAGGCGGAATTAGTTTTTGAAAATCATTCTTGACCTTTAACTTCGTAGTATCTTCAATTACACTTAGAAGATTTTTGTATTTTATTTGTGTGTAAAATTCATGTACAGAATCGTCTATAATATCTTCTTTGTTAAGCCTGTTCATGTATGCTTTTAGGTTGTTAAAGTAAACTTCGGCTTTACCAAATTTATCCACTTTTGCGGTATAAGTTCCCATGTTGCGAGAACTATCGGCGTGACCATCTGTTCCTTCGTCTTCCCAAATAGTTAGATTTAATATTTCTCCTGAAGGTATATTAAGTGTGAATATAAAAAGTCTTACGTTATCTGCATAACCCACTTTTTTGCCGCCTATGTCATTATAATATTGATCTTTCCAAACTATTTGCTGTATTTGAGGTTTTCCTGCAATAGGAGTTAAAGTTAGCCGATCATTACCTTTTACTCCTTGAGAGTCTGTATAATCTACATGAATAATATATTTTTCACCGAGGCTTGTTTGGTTAAAGGTAATTTCTCCGTCACTGCCTAAATCTAATATTGTTTGAACATTTTTTAAAAGTTTCCAGTGTTGCTCTTTAATTTTATCACCGCTTAAAATATAAATGTTTTTTCCAAGTATTGGTCTTGGATTCCCTACAATATGTATACTCATAATCTATTTATTTTTCTACTTCGGGTGTGCCAACTAAACTGTTTTGAAAAGCTACCATATCTACTAAAGGATTTATCTGATTATGAAGCATTGTTTTTGCACTCATCACATTGGATATAGAAATTTCAACCTGTTGTCCGTGATTAACAACTTCGATGCAATCTTTTCCTCCTATTGGACACATAGCTTTACTGTCTTCTAACAAAATTTTGCCTTGATTACTTAGAGTGACTTTTTCGTAAAACCTACTCCACTCACTAATTACGGCTTGACATGGTAAATAATCATGTCCAGATGGTTGTTTTTTGCATTTTCCAAAAGTGTTTTTTTCTAAGGTTTCTCCTATGTCTTTAGTCGTTCCGATTAATTTTCTTTCAGCGTCTTTATCATTTGCAAAATGCTTATTTTGAGATTTTACTTTTAAAATGTCAATTTTAGGTTCAACGCTAAAGATGCATTTTAAAGTTGCACCTTGTACTAGTAAATGTTTTTTTGCCATCTTTATTTATTTAATGATAAATATATTAAATAAACTCTTACAAAATTAAAAAGTAGCCTTTTTCTTAAATTTAAATAGAGCCCGCAAAAAAAACCGCAATTTCATTTGAAAATGCGGTTTTACATTTAATATAAAAATTCTATTAATGCGCTTCTAACCAGTCTTTACCCAGTCCAATTTCGACCTCTAACGGAACTATCATTTTAAATGCATTCTCCATTTCGTGTTTAATCATAGGCTGAATTTTTTCGAGTTCATCATTGTGAACATCGAACACAAGCTCATCATGCACCTGAAGCAGCATTCTCGATTTCCAGTTTTCTTCGTGTAATTTTTTATGAATGTTGATCATTGCAATTTTAATCACATCTGCCGCACTTCCTTGAATTGGTGCGTTTACTGCATTTCGTTCCGCAGCACTTCTAACAACAGCATTTGCAGAGTTGATATCTTTAAGGTAACGACGGCGTCCTAAAATTGTCTGTACGTAACCATTTTCACGAGCAAATTCAACCTGATCTTGGATGTATGATTTTAATCTCGGATATGTTTTGTAATACGCATCGATCAAAGCGGCACTTTCACCGCGGGATAATGAAGTCTGATTACTTAAACCGAAAGCAGAAACACCGTAGATAATTCCGAAGTTTACCGTTTTAGCGTTGCTTCTTTGTTCGCGCGAAACTTCTTCTAGTGCCACATCAAAAACCTTTGCGGCAGTTGCTCTGTGAATATCTTCTCCGTTTTGGAAAGCGGCAATCATATTTTCTTCTCCGCTTAAAGCGGCAATAATTCTTAATTCGATTTGCGAGTAATCGGCAGAAATTAAAGTATGATTTTCATCGCGAGCAACAAATGCTTTACGAATTTGTCGGCCTCTTTCGGTACGAATCGGAATGTTTTGCAAGTTTGGATTATTAGAACTCAAACGCCCTGTTGCCGCAACAGTCTGCATATAATCTGTATGAACGCGTAAAGTCTTTTTGTCAACCTGTTCTGGTAAGGCTAAAATATACGTGCTTTGTAATTTCACCATTTGGCGCCAGTCCAAAATTTGTTTTACGATCGGATTGTCATTAGCTAAATAAGTCAATACCTCCTCTCCGGTTGCATATTGACCCGTTTTGGTTTTCTTCTGTTTTGCGCCCCCGATCTTAAGTTTATCAAATAAAATGTCTCCTAATTGTTTTGGAGAAGCCAAATTGAATTTCTCGCCGGCAGTTTCATATATTTTTTCTTCTAATGATTTAATTTCAACTTCCATTTCTTTAGACATGGCGCTCAAAAATTCCACATCTAAACGAATTCCTTCGGTTTCCATCGCTGCTAAAACGCTTACTAATGGAATTTCGATTTCATCAAATAACTTTTTAGTTTCTGTTTTGTCTAATTCCGCTGTAAAGATTTCTTTTAATTGTAAAGTAATATCGGCATCTTCAGCAGCATATTCTTTAATATCTTCCAAAGGAACATCACGCATGTTAAGCTGATTTTTTCCTTTTTTTCCAATTAAAGTTTCAATGGATTTTGGTGAATATTTTAAATACGTCTCTGCTAAAATATCCATATTATGACGCATATCTGGATTAATCAGATAATGCGCAATCATAGTGTCAAAAAGTTTTCCTTTTACAGTAACGCCGTAATTAGCTAGAATTTTTAAATCGTATTTTAAGTTTTGACCGATTTTTTCAATATTTTCATTTTCAAAAAACGGAACAAATTTGTCAATTAAAACTTTTGCTTCTTCTTGGCTTTCTGGAAACGGAACATAAAAAGCTTTTCCTTTTTCGTATGAGAAAGACATTCCAACAAGTTCTGCATGCAAAGCGTCGATTCCTGTAGTTTCTGTATCAAAACAAACAGAAGTCTGTTTTTGTAAATTCTGTAAAAGTAATTTAATACCTAAATCACCTTGAATAGTTTGATAAGAATGTTCTGTATTCTCTAAAGTATTGTAAAATGAATTTCTGGCAGCTTCGGCACTTTCGTCAAGCGTAGTTCCGCCTCCTCCAAAAAGATCAAATTGATCTTCGTTTTTTGGCTGTGGTTTTTTGTATAATTTGGCGTCAGATACTTGCGTAGAAGCAGCTAATTCATTTCCGCCTCCAACTTTAAATAAATTATCAAACTGTTCTGCCATTCTTCTAAATTCCAATTCCTGAAAAATAGCATCTGTTTTTTCGATATCAGGACGTGAAAGCTCGTAGTCGTCTTCATTAAAAACAACATCACAGTCACATATAATAGTGGCTAGTTTTTTAGAGAGAATACCTTTGTCTTTATTGGCTTCGATATTTTCTTTCATTTTTCCTTTTAGTAAATGTGTGTTTTCTAAAAGGTTTTCCATTGTTCCAAATTCTTTCAGGAACTTTTTAGCCGTCACTTCACCAACACCGGGCAATCCTGGGATATTATCCACAGCGTCGCCCATCATTCCAAGAAAATCGATTACCTGTTCTGGTCTTTCCACTTCAAATTTTGCTAAAACCTCAGGAATTCCCCAAATTTCGATTCCGTTACCCATTCGAGCAGGTTTGTACATAAATATATTTTCAGAAACCAATTGTGCAAAATCCTTATCAGGCGTTACCATGTAAACCTTATAATTTTGTTTTTCGGCTTGTTTGGCAATTGTTCCAATTAAGTCATCGGCTTCACATCCTGCGATTTCAATAATCGGAATGTGCATGGCTTTTAATAGTTCTTGAATATAAGGAATTGCAATTTTAATGGCCTCTGGCGTTGCATCACGATTGGCTTTATATTCAGCAAACATTTCGGTTCTAACTTGACTTCCTTCTTTATCAAAAGCAACAGCTAAATGATCTGGTTTTTCTCTTTTAATAACATCCAAAAGGGAATTCATAAATCCCATAATTGCAGATGTATCCATTCCTTTTGAGTTGATTCTCGGGTTTTTTATAAAGGCATAATAACCACGAAAAATTAATGCATAAGCATCTAGAAGAAAAAGACGTTTTTGAGTTGACATATAAAAAATATTAAGTCTGTAAAAATAAACAATTGGGGTTTAAAAACAGATTTGTTAGTGAAAATTAATTTTTCAAACGGTATACGTTCTTTAAGTCCATTTTTTTCTAAAGATGCAATATATTGTGTTTTGTATTAATGATAAGTTGATCTGTAAAATAAAAGATTGTGAGGTTCGAATTAAAAGACCCATCATTCAATTTTTTCCTTTTTAATAGCGTTAAATTTTTTATAATAAAAAGCAATAAAATTTCCGTTCTTTGTTACTTTGCTTAAAACTATAACAAATGATCCTTCGTTTTGTAATTCTATGCGCTCTTTTTTTATTTATTGAGTTCTATTCTTATCAGGCTTTTCGAACTTTAATTAAAGTTAGATGGGTTTTAATTAGTTATCAAATTATAAGCTTACTGCTTTTAATCTTTATTATTTATTCTTTTTCTCAAGTAGATCGTTCAGTTGGTCAGACTAAACAGTTTATGTTTACGACAGGATTAATGCTGTTGGTATATGTGCCAAAAATTGTACTTACTTTAGTAATGTTTAGTGAGGATATTTTTAGAATAGGAGCTAGTATTCTTAATTATTTTGTGTACAACACTCCGAGAAAAGAAATGATGCCGGATCGTCGAAAATTTGTCAGCCAGATTGCATTAGGTTTGGCGGCCATTCCTTTTTTGTCTATTATTTATGGAATATTTGAAGGAAAATATAATTTTAAAGTAATCAAGCAAACCGTATTTTTTCCAGATCTTCCAGATGCTTTTGATGGTTTTAAAATAACTCAGATTTCAGATGTCCACAGCGGCAGTTTCGATAACCCAGAAAAGATAAATTATGCTATTGATTTGATCAATGCGCAGGAATCGGATATGATTTTGTTTACCGGTGATATAGTAAATACTCATGCAAAAGAAATGCATCCTTGGCTGGAAACTTTTAATCGTATTAAAGAGTATAAATATGGAAAGTTTTCGGTTCTGGGAAATCATGATTATGGTGAATATGTAGCGTGGCCTTCTGAGAAAGAAAAAGATGAAAATTTTAAGGAAATCAAAAAGCTGTATGATCAAATTGGTTTTAAGCTTTTGCTAAACGAGCATACTTATATTCAAAAAGGTGATGATAAAATTGCGCTTATTGGTGTAGAAAACTGGGGGATAAATTTTAAAAAAGCGGGAGATCTTAATAAAGCTTCTGAAAATGTTCATCAAGATGATTTTAAAGTGTTAATGAGCCACGATCCTAGTCACTGGGAAGCAGAAATTAAAGATCATCCAAAGAACTTTCATCTTACTTTTGCAGGTCATACACACGGTATGCAGTTTGGAATTGAAATTCCAGGCTATTTTAAATGGAGCTTGGCTCAATATATTTATAAACAATGGGCGGGCTTGTACGAAAACGTCGGAAGATACGTTTATGTTAACCGTGGCTTTGGTTTTCATGCCTATCCAGGACGAGTTGGTATTATGCCGGAAATAACGGTAATTGAACTAAAAAAAGGCCGTAATGTCGCTTAATTCGTTAAAAATGCTAAATTTGTATTATATTTATTTCTTTTAATAGATTTAAAAAACTTAAAATTTTTGGTTTTATGTCAAAATTTGGAGAACTAATAAATGCTCAAGTTCCAGTGTTAATTGATTTTTACACCGATTGGAATGAATCTTCTGTTTCTATGCATCCTGTTATTAAGGATGTTGCTGCAGCGCTTGGTGATAAAGCTAAAGTGATTAAAATTGATGTAGATAAGAATCAAGAACTAGCAGAAGCACTTCGTATAAAGGGACTTCCAACTTTAATGATTTATAAAGAAGGGCAGATGATTTGGAGGCAGTCAGGAGAGCTTGATGCGAATACAATTATTGGAATTGTTCAGGAACAATTTAATGTCTAAAAATTCTTTTTTGATATTATTTTAGTGAATGATATCAAACTTATATCCGTTTTCTTTTAAAAAGTGCAGTGTTCTAGGTAAAGCAAATCTTAAATTAGGCGAAGCTTTAATACTGTCATGAAAAACAATTACGCTGCCCGATTTAACATTTTTTGTTACATTTTCCAAGCATTTCTCAGGAGTAATGCTTTGATCAAAATCGGCACTTAAAACATCCCACATTACTATTTTATAGCCTAATTTTCTAAGAACCTTAGATTGTGCTTTTTTGATTTTTCCGTAAGGAGGTCGAAATAACAAACGACGCGGTGCTTTTTCTTGTTCGTCTAGCACTTCAGCGCAGTTTTTTACATTTTCGATATAATCATTAGTATGGATCTTCCATCCATTAACATGGTTCATGGTGTGGTTGCCAATAGAATGGCCATCGGTAATCAATTTTTCAAATAAGGCTAAATTAGCTTTGATGTTTTTTCCAATACAGAAAAAGGTAGCTTTTGCATCAAACTTTTTTAATTCGGATAAAACCCAGTCCGTAATCTCTGGAGTAGGCCCGTCATCAAATGTTAGGTATATTTTCTTTTCATTGTTAGGAATATCCCAGCAATATTTAGAAAACACCTTTTTAATAAATGAATTTGTTTTTACCCAATAAAAGCCCATCTTAAATTGAATTTACATTGTTTGTAAAATTAAAAAATGCAGCGCTATTTATCAAACAGCGCTGCATTTTTTTAATTGTTAAGATTTTCGTATATT from Flavobacterium fluviale includes these protein-coding regions:
- a CDS encoding DUF4280 domain-containing protein, yielding MAKKHLLVQGATLKCIFSVEPKIDILKVKSQNKHFANDKDAERKLIGTTKDIGETLEKNTFGKCKKQPSGHDYLPCQAVISEWSRFYEKVTLSNQGKILLEDSKAMCPIGGKDCIEVVNHGQQVEISISNVMSAKTMLHNQINPLVDMVAFQNSLVGTPEVEK
- the polA gene encoding DNA polymerase I — translated: MSTQKRLFLLDAYALIFRGYYAFIKNPRINSKGMDTSAIMGFMNSLLDVIKREKPDHLAVAFDKEGSQVRTEMFAEYKANRDATPEAIKIAIPYIQELLKAMHIPIIEIAGCEADDLIGTIAKQAEKQNYKVYMVTPDKDFAQLVSENIFMYKPARMGNGIEIWGIPEVLAKFEVERPEQVIDFLGMMGDAVDNIPGLPGVGEVTAKKFLKEFGTMENLLENTHLLKGKMKENIEANKDKGILSKKLATIICDCDVVFNEDDYELSRPDIEKTDAIFQELEFRRMAEQFDNLFKVGGGNELAASTQVSDAKLYKKPQPKNEDQFDLFGGGGTTLDESAEAARNSFYNTLENTEHSYQTIQGDLGIKLLLQNLQKQTSVCFDTETTGIDALHAELVGMSFSYEKGKAFYVPFPESQEEAKVLIDKFVPFFENENIEKIGQNLKYDLKILANYGVTVKGKLFDTMIAHYLINPDMRHNMDILAETYLKYSPKSIETLIGKKGKNQLNMRDVPLEDIKEYAAEDADITLQLKEIFTAELDKTETKKLFDEIEIPLVSVLAAMETEGIRLDVEFLSAMSKEMEVEIKSLEEKIYETAGEKFNLASPKQLGDILFDKLKIGGAKQKKTKTGQYATGEEVLTYLANDNPIVKQILDWRQMVKLQSTYILALPEQVDKKTLRVHTDYMQTVAATGRLSSNNPNLQNIPIRTERGRQIRKAFVARDENHTLISADYSQIELRIIAALSGEENMIAAFQNGEDIHRATAAKVFDVALEEVSREQRSNAKTVNFGIIYGVSAFGLSNQTSLSRGESAALIDAYYKTYPRLKSYIQDQVEFARENGYVQTILGRRRYLKDINSANAVVRSAAERNAVNAPIQGSAADVIKIAMINIHKKLHEENWKSRMLLQVHDELVFDVHNDELEKIQPMIKHEMENAFKMIVPLEVEIGLGKDWLEAH
- a CDS encoding metallophosphoesterase; translation: MILRFVILCALFLFIEFYSYQAFRTLIKVRWVLISYQIISLLLLIFIIYSFSQVDRSVGQTKQFMFTTGLMLLVYVPKIVLTLVMFSEDIFRIGASILNYFVYNTPRKEMMPDRRKFVSQIALGLAAIPFLSIIYGIFEGKYNFKVIKQTVFFPDLPDAFDGFKITQISDVHSGSFDNPEKINYAIDLINAQESDMILFTGDIVNTHAKEMHPWLETFNRIKEYKYGKFSVLGNHDYGEYVAWPSEKEKDENFKEIKKLYDQIGFKLLLNEHTYIQKGDDKIALIGVENWGINFKKAGDLNKASENVHQDDFKVLMSHDPSHWEAEIKDHPKNFHLTFAGHTHGMQFGIEIPGYFKWSLAQYIYKQWAGLYENVGRYVYVNRGFGFHAYPGRVGIMPEITVIELKKGRNVA
- a CDS encoding thioredoxin family protein; its protein translation is MSFNRFKKLKIFGFMSKFGELINAQVPVLIDFYTDWNESSVSMHPVIKDVAAALGDKAKVIKIDVDKNQELAEALRIKGLPTLMIYKEGQMIWRQSGELDANTIIGIVQEQFNV
- a CDS encoding polysaccharide deacetylase family protein — its product is MGFYWVKTNSFIKKVFSKYCWDIPNNEKKIYLTFDDGPTPEITDWVLSELKKFDAKATFFCIGKNIKANLALFEKLITDGHSIGNHTMNHVNGWKIHTNDYIENVKNCAEVLDEQEKAPRRLLFRPPYGKIKKAQSKVLRKLGYKIVMWDVLSADFDQSITPEKCLENVTKNVKSGSVIVFHDSIKASPNLRFALPRTLHFLKENGYKFDIIH